Proteins co-encoded in one Flavivirga eckloniae genomic window:
- the purU gene encoding formyltetrahydrofolate deformylase produces the protein MNKITLLIHCKDRPNIIASVTNFIAKEGGNIVYIDQHVDREQDIFFMRLESEFTAQSFSTDAFKESFKNNLVNGFDMKWRIYSSEVKPKMALFISKYDHCLYDLLGRYNSGELNLEIPFIVSNHLDLKPIADNFKIPFHHIPVTKDTKAEAEDKQLKLLEEHHIDFIVLARYMQIVSEKLITKYPNKIINIHHSFLPAFVGAKPYHSAYKRGVKIIGATSHYVTEELDAGPIIEQDVAHVSHTHSIKDLIAKGRDLEKIVLANAVKLHADRKVMVYNNKTVIFS, from the coding sequence ATGAATAAAATTACCCTTTTAATCCATTGTAAAGACCGCCCCAATATCATTGCTTCGGTAACAAATTTTATTGCTAAAGAAGGTGGCAACATTGTTTATATAGATCAACATGTAGATAGAGAGCAAGATATCTTTTTTATGCGCTTAGAGAGTGAATTCACAGCACAATCTTTTTCAACAGACGCTTTTAAAGAATCTTTTAAAAACAATTTGGTTAATGGGTTTGATATGAAATGGCGCATTTATTCTTCTGAAGTTAAACCAAAAATGGCTTTGTTTATTTCTAAGTACGATCACTGTTTATATGATTTATTAGGCCGCTATAATTCTGGCGAACTTAATTTGGAAATTCCTTTTATTGTTAGTAATCATTTGGACTTAAAACCTATTGCAGATAATTTTAAAATTCCATTTCATCATATTCCTGTTACTAAGGATACCAAAGCTGAAGCTGAAGACAAGCAATTGAAACTATTGGAAGAACACCATATAGATTTTATTGTGTTAGCCAGATACATGCAAATAGTTTCGGAAAAACTCATTACAAAATACCCGAACAAAATAATAAACATCCACCATTCCTTTCTTCCAGCATTTGTTGGTGCTAAACCTTATCATTCTGCATATAAACGAGGGGTAAAAATTATTGGAGCAACGAGTCACTACGTTACCGAAGAATTGGATGCCGGACCAATAATTGAACAGGATGTCGCTCATGTATCCCATACCCATTCCATTAAGGATCTAATTGCCAAAGGTCGTGATTTAGAAAAAATTGTTTTGGCAAATGCCGTGAAACTACATGCCGACAGAAAAGTAATGGT